The following coding sequences lie in one Methanocaldococcus sp. genomic window:
- a CDS encoding DUF4013 domain-containing protein, whose amino-acid sequence MRKIDEYISEAFKYAFSDIKKGLVGGFLYAISGVLGAFIFVVFVLLINPMSMSYYNFEKKLTMFLGISLIIFLISLIIGFLVNGYYVRVMKTTVEGSNTLPEWSNITDLLIKGFLYAVGIFILLVIFLVPLIILLIIGAYYVINHNIGNGLILLFASLVIGIGIPLFIVYVFYTPLAEVNYSVKGFLGFFEFKKIFKLMSIKYIILIIFITIIILIIDMVIYSFFAFIKYMFLPYNLTSTLSMPMLIVNLISYVVTGFVGFFMSLFSKRAYSLYYKDKIEELEQNKF is encoded by the coding sequence ATGAGAAAGATAGATGAATATATATCCGAAGCATTTAAATATGCTTTTTCTGATATAAAAAAAGGGTTGGTTGGGGGATTTTTATATGCTATTTCCGGGGTTTTAGGCGCTTTTATTTTTGTAGTATTTGTACTATTAATAAATCCTATGTCTATGAGTTATTATAATTTTGAAAAAAAATTAACTATGTTTTTGGGAATATCTTTAATAATATTTTTAATAAGTTTAATAATAGGATTTTTAGTAAATGGTTATTATGTTAGAGTTATGAAAACAACCGTTGAGGGTTCTAATACTTTGCCAGAGTGGAGTAATATTACTGATTTATTAATAAAAGGATTTCTATATGCTGTTGGAATTTTTATATTATTGGTTATATTCTTAGTACCGTTGATTATACTTCTAATAATTGGGGCATATTATGTAATTAATCACAATATAGGAAATGGATTAATTCTATTGTTTGCTTCATTAGTTATAGGTATAGGTATTCCACTGTTTATTGTTTATGTATTCTACACCCCCCTCGCAGAGGTTAATTACTCAGTTAAGGGCTTTTTAGGATTTTTTGAGTTTAAAAAGATATTTAAATTAATGTCAATAAAGTATATTATTTTGATAATTTTTATTACAATAATAATTTTAATAATAGATATGGTGATTTATTCATTTTTTGCCTTTATAAAGTATATGTTTTTACCATATAATTTAACATCTACTTTATCGATGCCAATGCTTATAGTTAATTTAATTTCTTATGTAGTTACAGGATTTGTAGGATTCTTTATGTCTCTTTTTTCAAAGAGAGCTTATTCTTTATACTATAAAGACAAAATTGAAGAATTAGAACAAAATAAATTTTAA
- a CDS encoding ADP-ribosylglycohydrolase family protein — protein MDKMKDKVFGCVFGAVIGDALGMATEGLKKEEIKKIYGIVDDYVEPKNYLAGKCEKGEWTDDTEQAIFIIKSLNKNGVDIKKFAEYLIEWGNKNPPHIGLTSLKAIEKLKNNDFSGIDSSTCGAAMRVYPIAILYYDNLEKLKKEVIKVSKITHNNKEAIAGSLAIAFFVSNALKDKKDFNLLDECYNFIKDIDEDFAKRVLKIKKFNDIDSLYNYFGTGVLTREVVPSAIGTYLLTDNFKEGMIKCINAGGDTDSLASMYGAISGAYFGFKNIPKKWIDNLKNKEYIYNLAEYLYNLKFG, from the coding sequence ATGGATAAGATGAAAGATAAAGTATTTGGTTGCGTTTTTGGGGCTGTTATTGGAGATGCCTTAGGAATGGCTACTGAAGGATTAAAAAAAGAGGAGATAAAAAAGATTTATGGAATTGTAGATGATTATGTTGAGCCAAAAAATTATTTAGCAGGAAAATGTGAAAAAGGAGAATGGACTGATGATACAGAGCAGGCAATTTTTATTATCAAAAGTTTAAATAAAAATGGTGTTGATATAAAAAAATTTGCAGAATATTTAATAGAATGGGGCAATAAAAATCCTCCTCACATTGGATTAACATCTTTAAAGGCAATTGAAAAATTAAAAAATAACGATTTTTCTGGAATAGATAGTTCAACATGTGGAGCGGCAATGAGAGTATATCCAATCGCTATTTTATATTATGACAATTTAGAGAAATTAAAAAAAGAGGTTATAAAGGTTTCAAAGATAACCCACAATAATAAGGAGGCAATTGCTGGCTCTTTGGCAATTGCGTTTTTTGTAAGTAATGCACTAAAAGATAAAAAAGATTTTAATTTGTTGGATGAATGCTATAATTTTATAAAAGACATTGACGAAGATTTTGCTAAAAGAGTATTAAAGATTAAAAAATTTAATGATATTGATTCACTTTATAACTACTTTGGAACTGGTGTTTTAACGAGAGAAGTAGTTCCCTCAGCTATAGGGACATATCTACTGACAGATAATTTTAAAGAGGGAATGATTAAATGCATAAATGCTGGAGGAGATACTGACAGTTTAGCCTCTATGTATGGAGCAATATCTGGAGCATACTTTGGTTTTAAAAATATCCCAAAAAAATGGATAGATAATTTAAAAAATAAAGAATATATCTATAATTTGGCTGAATATTTATATAATCTTAAATTTGGTTAA
- a CDS encoding sugar phosphate isomerase/epimerase has product MKIGVSTLFFWEYPMVEIFDIFKEIGVKCMEFFPENPDFWDNRFDLDYITELRREFLKFDVALHNPHIELNPSSLNPYVREAVIKETLWSIELAKFYKCKLITLHPGKRPTNRPPTDEEFEAFFKYLDKSLEVAIDKNIILCLENMPKRINRIGWNPEEVEWILKKYDNLLYMTLDFAHAKEYIEEFFERVFDYIVHTHISGVVNRKDHYPLIKSEIDFTPYIKQLVDYGYKGMFNLEIDDRRLGKNQLTKEEKIDAIIKDIEFLESII; this is encoded by the coding sequence ATGAAAATTGGTGTCTCAACTTTATTTTTTTGGGAATATCCTATGGTTGAGATCTTCGACATATTTAAAGAAATTGGAGTAAAATGTATGGAATTTTTTCCAGAAAATCCTGATTTTTGGGACAATAGATTTGATTTAGATTATATAACTGAACTTAGAAGAGAGTTTCTTAAGTTTGATGTGGCATTACATAATCCACACATTGAATTAAATCCATCCTCTTTAAATCCCTACGTTAGAGAGGCAGTTATAAAAGAGACGCTTTGGAGTATTGAATTGGCTAAATTTTATAAGTGTAAGTTAATAACACTCCACCCCGGAAAGAGACCAACTAACAGACCTCCAACAGATGAAGAATTTGAAGCATTTTTTAAATATTTAGATAAATCATTAGAAGTGGCAATTGATAAAAACATAATATTATGTTTAGAAAATATGCCCAAAAGAATTAATAGAATTGGATGGAATCCAGAAGAAGTTGAGTGGATTTTAAAAAAATATGATAATTTATTATATATGACCTTAGATTTTGCACACGCTAAAGAATACATTGAAGAATTTTTTGAGAGAGTTTTTGATTATATTGTCCATACTCATATTTCAGGAGTAGTAAATAGAAAAGATCATTATCCTTTAATAAAATCTGAAATTGACTTTACTCCATATATAAAGCAACTTGTAGATTATGGTTATAAAGGAATGTTTAACTTAGAAATTGATGATAGAAGGTTAGGAAAAAATCAACTAACAAAAGAAGAAAAAATAGATGCAATTATTAAAGATATAGAATTTTTAGAAAGTATTATCTAA
- the wtpA gene encoding tungstate ABC transporter substrate-binding protein WtpA, giving the protein MIKKLIPIGIFLIIGTVLCGCTEQNSNQNTTQEKMVLKIFHAGSLSVPFEEYANMFEKEHPNVVIEREPAGSVACVRKIIDLEEKADVLAVADYSLIPQMLMPKYSNWYIMFARNEIVLAYTDKSKYSNEINSTNWYKILEKPDVKFGFSNPNDDPCGYRSQIVLMLASIYYKNPKIYEYLILKNTNIKFKEENGTYIILVPPNIEYNTNRILIRSKETDLLSPLEVGACDYIFIYKSVANQHHLKYIELPKEINLGYYEYKDIYKKVDVKLLSENKTIVGKPIVYGITVPTNAPHKEMGIEFVKFILEHPEVLEKNGQPAITPAIAKGNVPEELKGLVKIEN; this is encoded by the coding sequence ATGATAAAAAAATTAATACCAATAGGAATATTCCTAATTATTGGAACAGTTCTATGCGGATGTACAGAACAAAATAGTAATCAAAATACTACTCAGGAAAAAATGGTTTTAAAAATATTCCACGCTGGAAGTTTGTCAGTTCCTTTTGAAGAATATGCAAATATGTTCGAAAAAGAACATCCTAATGTAGTTATAGAAAGAGAACCTGCTGGTAGTGTTGCATGTGTAAGAAAAATAATAGATTTAGAAGAAAAGGCAGATGTTTTAGCTGTGGCTGATTATTCATTAATACCCCAAATGTTGATGCCAAAATATTCTAATTGGTATATTATGTTTGCAAGAAATGAGATAGTTTTAGCATACACTGATAAAAGTAAATACAGTAATGAGATAAATTCAACTAATTGGTATAAAATTTTAGAAAAGCCAGATGTTAAATTTGGATTCTCAAATCCTAACGATGATCCATGTGGTTATAGAAGTCAGATAGTTTTAATGTTAGCCTCAATTTATTACAAGAATCCAAAGATTTATGAGTATTTAATTCTAAAAAACACTAATATTAAATTTAAGGAAGAGAATGGAACATACATAATATTAGTTCCTCCAAATATTGAATATAATACTAACAGGATATTAATTAGAAGTAAAGAAACAGATTTATTATCTCCCTTAGAAGTAGGTGCTTGTGATTATATATTTATATACAAAAGTGTTGCAAATCAACACCACTTAAAATATATTGAACTTCCAAAAGAAATAAATCTTGGATACTATGAATATAAAGATATCTACAAAAAGGTTGATGTTAAACTTTTAAGTGAAAACAAAACTATTGTAGGAAAACCAATAGTTTATGGTATAACAGTTCCAACAAACGCTCCACATAAAGAAATGGGTATAGAGTTTGTTAAGTTTATCTTAGAACATCCAGAAGTCTTAGAAAAGAATGGACAGCCAGCAATAACACCAGCAATTGCTAAGGGTAATGTTCCAGAGGAATTGAAAGGTTTAGTTAAAATAGAAAATTAG
- a CDS encoding aldehyde ferredoxin oxidoreductase C-terminal domain-containing protein — MKNALINATTKKFEIIEKNILPIEWGLYWHNKFETWKYDVYDEKNVFCFGIGGLPIIGGHRLIFSFRSPLWDGFYFSSMGGAGYQFKNTGLNNVGIIGRCEKPSFLVIENEGQLKIDFIEVKEDLKTVYEVSEYALDLYKDKNMRSVVVGEAAKRTNMGGLFSQTVRNSKFVEGSEDWAARGGGGSVLYRAHNIIGIIFFGDGKEDKEKKEKAKEIIENYYKKPMSKVVLEHTKKYRYNDETKTGGTFGNNWLLYKEKVPIFNWRMPYISKEDRKKILEKILKYYLEPFNKESIETKKWTNCGEPCPVLCKKYRNRNKVDYEPYAANGTLLGIFDLYETDKVTKTVDELGFDAIEVGNLIAWVFELLDVGLLKEEELKIKKPIFDYKKIIESCEEDIKEISKHNAEQAVKFLHNLVREENEIYKILSFGKRKASRILNEKYKDRVNKVGKKFNDFAAYIPFGNWGEIAPNLYWTPGFFIPMVIQGRYLTYYKPEFNEPEKLAELIVDSIKLELPIENLGICRFHRRWLKPILNELTKELLGIENIVEDSLKLYRDICEYNKKLGYPVKIESERIRDLIIGLAKEYNNEEWSKKFEDDKNNVNEYVKRVLEKYSELLGIDWRIN; from the coding sequence ATGAAAAATGCTCTAATAAATGCAACAACAAAAAAGTTTGAGATTATAGAGAAAAATATTCTACCAATAGAGTGGGGGTTATATTGGCACAATAAATTTGAGACATGGAAGTATGATGTCTATGATGAAAAAAATGTCTTTTGTTTTGGAATTGGAGGATTGCCAATAATTGGTGGGCATAGATTAATATTTTCTTTTAGATCTCCACTCTGGGATGGGTTCTATTTTTCATCAATGGGTGGAGCGGGATACCAGTTTAAAAATACTGGATTAAACAATGTAGGTATTATAGGAAGATGTGAAAAGCCATCATTTTTAGTTATAGAAAATGAAGGACAATTAAAGATTGATTTTATTGAAGTTAAGGAGGATTTAAAGACAGTTTATGAAGTTAGTGAATATGCATTAGATCTTTATAAAGATAAGAATATGAGGAGTGTAGTTGTTGGAGAAGCAGCAAAAAGAACAAATATGGGAGGTTTATTTTCTCAAACTGTTAGAAATAGTAAATTTGTTGAAGGTTCAGAAGACTGGGCTGCAAGAGGAGGGGGAGGCTCTGTTTTATATAGAGCACACAACATCATTGGAATTATATTCTTTGGTGATGGAAAGGAAGATAAAGAAAAAAAAGAAAAGGCTAAGGAAATTATTGAAAATTACTATAAAAAGCCAATGAGTAAAGTTGTATTAGAACATACTAAAAAATATAGATATAATGATGAAACGAAAACTGGGGGAACCTTTGGAAACAACTGGCTTTTATATAAAGAAAAAGTTCCAATATTCAATTGGAGAATGCCATATATTAGTAAAGAGGACAGAAAAAAAATTTTGGAAAAAATATTAAAATACTATCTTGAACCTTTCAACAAAGAAAGTATAGAGACAAAAAAATGGACTAACTGTGGAGAACCCTGCCCAGTTCTATGTAAAAAATATAGAAACAGAAATAAGGTTGATTATGAACCATATGCAGCAAATGGAACATTATTAGGGATCTTTGATTTATATGAGACTGATAAAGTTACAAAAACTGTAGATGAGTTGGGATTTGATGCTATTGAAGTAGGTAATTTAATTGCATGGGTTTTTGAACTTTTAGATGTAGGATTATTGAAGGAAGAGGAGTTAAAGATAAAAAAACCAATATTTGACTATAAAAAAATTATTGAAAGTTGTGAGGAAGATATTAAAGAAATATCTAAGCATAATGCAGAGCAGGCTGTAAAATTTTTACACAATTTAGTTAGAGAAGAAAATGAAATCTACAAAATTTTATCATTTGGAAAAAGAAAGGCATCAAGAATATTAAATGAAAAATATAAAGATAGAGTTAATAAAGTTGGAAAAAAATTCAACGACTTTGCCGCCTATATTCCATTTGGTAACTGGGGAGAAATTGCTCCAAATCTATACTGGACTCCTGGATTCTTTATACCTATGGTTATTCAAGGGAGGTATTTAACATATTACAAACCAGAATTTAACGAGCCAGAAAAATTGGCAGAGTTAATTGTTGATAGTATAAAATTAGAACTACCAATAGAAAACTTAGGAATTTGTAGATTCCATAGAAGATGGTTAAAACCTATATTAAATGAATTAACTAAAGAACTTTTAGGCATAGAGAATATTGTAGAAGATTCTTTAAAGTTGTATAGAGACATCTGCGAATACAATAAAAAATTAGGATATCCTGTTAAAATAGAAAGTGAAAGGATTAGAGATTTAATTATAGGACTTGCAAAAGAGTATAATAATGAAGAATGGTCTAAAAAATTTGAAGATGACAAAAATAATGTAAATGAATATGTAAAAAGAGTTTTAGAGAAATATTCTGAATTATTGGGAATTGACTGGAGAATTAATTAA